One window from the genome of Candoia aspera isolate rCanAsp1 chromosome 15, rCanAsp1.hap2, whole genome shotgun sequence encodes:
- the LOC134505891 gene encoding immunoglobulin lambda-1 light chain-like, producing MAWSLVFLALLSYWSGINAQPTLTQTPYMSVSPGQEVKFSCTASNNQNTMYWYQQKVGLCPCYVQYSGISRGDGIPVRFTASVSGNITYLTITSSQAEDEADYCCGMWYSSGNKFHRTGNRVLSVLTRMALILLLFPVLMYCSGVDAQPVLTQSPSQSVSLRNTARLVCSLSQGYENYVVSWYQQKAGQSPRLVLDTAGNRADGIPDRFSGSKSGSDRVLTITDAQGEDEATYYCGADHGSGGKFITPTVIRLQKELRQKPPLRKKKAFPRRGTKELLFCSFNPTMNVPAPPTHFWKAPPELLKDSGPTGLPTELAAKFKGLFWS from the exons ATGGCTTGGTCTCTAGTTTTCCTAGCCCTTCTCAGTTACTGGTCAG GCATCAACGCCCAACCAACTTTGACCCAAACTCCATACATGTCAGTGTCCCCAGGGCAAGAAGTTAAATTCTCCTGTACTGCCAGCAACAACCAAAATACCATGTATTGGTATCAACAGAAGGTTGGACTGTGCCCCTGTTATGTACAGTACTCTGGCATCAGCAGAGGAGATGGGATCCCAGTTCGATTCACAGCTTCTGTCTCTGGGAACATTACTTATTTAACCATCACCAGCAGCCAGGCTGAAGATGAGGCTGACTACTGTTGTGGTATGTGGTACAGTAGTGGTAATAAGTTTCACCGTACA GGAAATAGAGTGCTTTCAGTCTTAACCAGAATGGCTTTGATTCTCCTTCTCTTCCCAGTTCTCATGTATTGCTCAG GGGTCGATGCACAGCCTGTACTCACTCAGAGCCCTTCTCAGTCTGTTTCCCTGAGAAACACGGCAAGGCTTGTCTGCAGTTTGAGCCAAGGCTACGAAAACTATGTTGTTTCTTGGTATCAGCAGAAAGCAGGGCAGAGCCCTCGGCTTGTGCTGGACACAGCTGGCAACAGAGCCGATGGGATTCCAGATCGGTTTTCCGGCTCCAAATCTGGCAGTGATCGTGTTTTAACCATCACCGATGCCCAGGGAGAAGATGAGGCAACATATTATTGTGGTGCAGACCATGGCAGTGGTGGTAAATTTATAACACCCACAGTGATACGTTTACAaaaggaactgagacaaaaacctccactgagaaaaaaaaaagcttttcccaGGCGAGGGACCAAAGAGCTGTTGTTTTGTAGCTTCAACCCAACCATGAATGTCCCAGCTCCTCCAACGCATTTTTGGAAGGCTCCTCCTGAGCTGTTGAAGGATTCAGGCCCAACTGGTCTCCCCACTGAATTGGCGGCAAAATTTAAGGGGCTGTTCTGGAGCTGA